From one Pseudomonas sp. S35 genomic stretch:
- the hflK gene encoding FtsH protease activity modulator HflK codes for MAWNEPGGNSNNQDPWGGKRRNNGDRKGPPDLDEAFRKLQESLNGLFGGGKKRGGDDGGRTSKGGGYGLLGLGLVVLASVWLYSAVYVVDEQEQAVVLRFGKYYETVGPGLNIYFPPIDKKYMENVTRERAYTKQGQMLTEDENIVEVPLTVQYKITNLQDFVLNVDQPEVSLQHATESALRHVVGSTAMDQVLTEGRELMASEIKERLQRFLDTYRTGITVTQVNVQSAAAPREVQEAFDDVIRAREDEQRSRNQAETYANGVVPEARGQAQRILEDANGYRDEVVSRAKGEADRFTKLVAEYRKAPEVTRERLYLDTMQEVFSNTSKVLVTGGKGGQNNLLYLPLDKMIEGGRSSTSAPASGSNAAANEASARAAADLLQQQSRTRESR; via the coding sequence ATGGCTTGGAATGAGCCGGGTGGCAACTCGAATAATCAGGATCCTTGGGGTGGTAAGCGCCGCAATAATGGCGACCGCAAGGGGCCACCAGATCTCGACGAGGCCTTCCGAAAGCTGCAGGAAAGCCTGAATGGGTTGTTCGGTGGTGGAAAAAAACGTGGTGGTGACGACGGCGGTCGCACAAGCAAGGGCGGCGGCTATGGCCTGCTGGGCCTGGGTCTTGTCGTGCTGGCGTCCGTATGGCTGTACAGCGCCGTCTACGTCGTGGACGAGCAGGAGCAGGCCGTGGTGCTGCGCTTCGGCAAGTACTACGAAACGGTCGGCCCGGGCCTGAATATCTATTTCCCGCCGATCGACAAGAAGTACATGGAGAACGTCACGCGTGAGCGTGCCTACACCAAGCAGGGCCAGATGCTGACCGAAGACGAGAACATCGTCGAAGTGCCGCTGACCGTGCAGTACAAGATCACCAATCTGCAAGACTTTGTGCTGAACGTTGATCAGCCGGAAGTCAGCCTGCAACACGCAACTGAAAGCGCCCTGCGCCACGTAGTGGGTTCCACTGCAATGGACCAGGTGCTGACCGAAGGTCGTGAATTGATGGCCAGCGAGATCAAGGAGCGCCTGCAACGGTTCCTCGATACCTATCGCACCGGTATCACCGTCACTCAGGTGAACGTACAGAGCGCAGCGGCACCGCGTGAAGTACAGGAAGCCTTCGACGACGTGATCCGTGCCCGTGAAGACGAGCAGCGTTCGCGCAACCAGGCTGAAACCTATGCCAACGGCGTCGTGCCGGAAGCGCGTGGTCAGGCCCAGCGCATCCTTGAGGATGCCAATGGTTACCGTGACGAAGTGGTTTCCCGCGCCAAGGGTGAGGCGGATCGCTTTACCAAGCTGGTCGCCGAGTACCGCAAGGCACCTGAAGTCACCCGCGAGCGTCTGTACCTGGACACCATGCAGGAAGTCTTCAGCAACACCAGCAAGGTCCTCGTGACCGGCGGCAAAGGTGGGCAGAACAACCTGCTGTACCTGCCGCTGGACAAGATGATCGAAGGTGGTCGTAGCAGCACCAGCGCACCGGCCTCCGGCTCCAATGCCGCTGCCAATGAAGCGAGCGCCCGTGCGGCCGCTGACTTGCTGCAACAGCAATCACGTACCAGGGAGAGTCGTTGA
- a CDS encoding ATP phosphoribosyltransferase regulatory subunit: MATVDRWLLPDGIEEVLPPEAARIEVARRQVLDLFQSWGYEFVVTPHIEYLESLLTGAGQDLDLRTFKVIDPQSGRQMGFRADITPQVARIDAHTLRREGPSRLCYAGSVLHAQPRALSSSRSPIQLGAELYGDASPSSDVEVISLMLAMLQLADVPDVHMDLGHVGIYRGLARAAGLSGEVEQQLFDALQRKAIDEVIALTEGVPADLAGMLRALVNLCGGREVLAAARERLANAPAPVLAALDDVLAIAEQLSARFPELALYFDLGELRGYHYHTGVVFAVFVPGVGQAIAQGGRYDDIGADFGRARPATGFSTDLKTLVTLGRAEVELPSGGIWMPDSTDAALWQQVCQLRSEGQRVVQALPGQPLAAAREADCDQQLILQNGLWQVSPLAS; encoded by the coding sequence ATGGCAACGGTAGACCGCTGGCTGCTGCCAGATGGCATCGAAGAAGTACTGCCACCGGAAGCTGCGCGCATTGAAGTAGCGCGCCGCCAGGTGTTGGATCTGTTCCAGAGCTGGGGTTACGAATTTGTCGTGACCCCCCATATCGAGTACCTGGAATCCCTGCTTACCGGCGCGGGCCAGGACCTGGATCTGCGCACCTTCAAGGTCATCGACCCGCAATCGGGCCGGCAAATGGGTTTCCGCGCTGACATTACGCCGCAAGTGGCGCGCATCGATGCGCACACCCTGCGTCGCGAAGGCCCGAGCCGCCTGTGCTACGCCGGCAGCGTGCTGCATGCTCAGCCGCGTGCGTTGTCGTCTTCCCGTAGCCCGATCCAGTTGGGCGCCGAGTTGTACGGTGATGCCAGCCCGAGCAGCGACGTTGAAGTGATCAGCTTGATGCTGGCCATGCTGCAACTGGCTGACGTACCAGATGTCCACATGGACCTGGGGCATGTCGGTATCTACCGTGGCCTGGCCCGTGCGGCCGGTTTGTCCGGAGAAGTGGAGCAACAGCTGTTCGATGCCCTGCAACGCAAGGCCATCGATGAAGTCATCGCCCTGACCGAAGGTGTACCTGCCGACCTGGCCGGCATGCTGCGTGCCCTGGTGAACCTATGCGGCGGCCGTGAAGTGCTGGCGGCTGCGCGTGAGCGACTGGCCAATGCGCCGGCGCCGGTACTGGCGGCGCTGGACGATGTGCTGGCGATTGCCGAGCAGCTGTCGGCGCGCTTCCCGGAGCTGGCGCTGTACTTTGATTTGGGCGAGCTGCGCGGTTATCACTACCACACCGGTGTGGTGTTCGCGGTGTTTGTCCCGGGTGTTGGCCAAGCCATCGCCCAAGGCGGTCGTTACGACGATATCGGCGCCGACTTCGGTCGTGCCCGTCCAGCGACTGGCTTCTCCACCGATTTGAAAACCCTGGTGACCCTGGGGCGTGCTGAGGTCGAGCTGCCGTCTGGTGGCATCTGGATGCCCGACAGTACGGACGCAGCACTCTGGCAGCAGGTTTGCCAGTTGCGCAGTGAGGGTCAGCGTGTTGTCCAGGCCTTGCCTGGCCAGCCATTGGCCGCCGCCCGTGAAGCGGACTGCGACCAGCAATTGATTCTGCAGAACGGGCTTTGGCAAGTATCGCCACTGGCTTCTTGA
- the hflC gene encoding protease modulator HflC, producing the protein MSNKSLTALIVGVVVVIAAWNCFYIVAQTERAVLLQFGRVVQADVQPGLHVKVPYVNQVRKFDARLMTLDAPTQRFLTLEKKAVMVDAYAKWRVKDAERFYTATSGLKQLADDRLSRRLESGLRDQFGKRTLHEVVSGERDALMADITRSLNAMAEKELGIEVVDVRVKAIDLPKEVNRSVFERMSTEREREAREHRAKGNELAEGIRADADRQRRVLLAEAYRESEESRGDGDAQAAAIYAKAYGQDQEFYAFYRSLRAYRESFANKTDVMVLDPSSDFFRYLEKSK; encoded by the coding sequence ATGAGCAATAAATCGCTGACCGCCCTGATTGTGGGCGTCGTCGTGGTCATCGCTGCCTGGAACTGCTTCTACATCGTGGCTCAGACCGAGCGTGCGGTGCTGCTGCAATTCGGTCGCGTGGTCCAGGCGGATGTCCAGCCGGGCCTGCATGTGAAAGTCCCCTACGTCAACCAGGTGCGCAAGTTCGACGCACGCCTGATGACCCTGGATGCACCGACGCAACGCTTCCTGACCCTGGAAAAGAAAGCCGTGATGGTTGACGCCTACGCCAAGTGGCGCGTCAAGGATGCCGAGCGCTTCTATACCGCGACGTCCGGCCTCAAGCAGCTTGCCGATGACCGCTTGTCACGCCGGTTGGAGTCCGGCCTGCGTGACCAGTTTGGTAAGCGCACGCTGCACGAAGTGGTCTCCGGTGAGCGTGATGCGCTGATGGCGGATATCACCCGTTCGCTGAACGCAATGGCCGAAAAAGAACTGGGCATCGAAGTTGTCGATGTTCGGGTCAAGGCCATTGACCTGCCGAAAGAAGTGAACCGCAGCGTGTTCGAGCGTATGAGCACCGAACGTGAGCGTGAAGCGCGTGAGCACCGCGCCAAGGGTAACGAGCTGGCTGAAGGTATCCGTGCGGATGCCGACCGTCAGCGTCGTGTACTGCTGGCAGAAGCCTATCGCGAGTCTGAAGAGTCCCGCGGTGATGGCGATGCTCAAGCTGCGGCGATCTACGCCAAGGCTTACGGCCAGGACCAGGAGTTCTACGCGTTCTATCGTAGCCTGCGTGCCTACCGTGAAAGCTTCGCGAACAAAACCGACGTCATGGTGCTGGACCCAAGCAGCGACTTCTTCCGCTACCTGGAAAAGTCCAAGTAA
- the hflX gene encoding ribosome rescue GTPase HflX, protein MFFERHGGGERVILVHLDGQDPEAREDPQEFQELANSAGAETVAFFNVPRHRPTAKFLIGSGKVEELRDLVHAEEADLVIFNHTLTPSQERNLERVFECRVIDRTGLILDIFAQRARTHEGKLQVELAQLDHMSTRLVRGWTHLERQGGGIGMRGPGETQLETDRRLLRVRLRQIKGRLEKVRSQREQSRRGRSRADIPTVSLVGYTNAGKSTLFNNVTKSDVYAADQLFATLDPTLRRLDIGDLGPIVLADTVGFIRHLPHKLVEAFRSTLEESSNSDLLLHVIDAAEPDRMLQIEQVMVVLGEIGAQDLPILEVYNKLDLLEGVEPQIQRDENGKPQRVWLSARDGSGLALLEQAIAELLGSDLFVGTLRLPQRFARLRAQFFELGAVQKEEHDEEGVSLLAVRLPRSELNRLVSREGVVPTEFIEQHTLQ, encoded by the coding sequence TTGTTCTTTGAGCGCCACGGTGGTGGTGAGCGAGTGATCCTCGTTCACTTGGATGGACAGGACCCTGAGGCGCGCGAAGATCCGCAGGAGTTTCAGGAGTTGGCAAATTCGGCCGGCGCCGAGACCGTTGCGTTTTTTAACGTACCGCGTCATCGGCCAACCGCCAAATTTCTGATTGGCAGCGGCAAGGTCGAGGAACTGCGCGACCTGGTCCATGCCGAAGAAGCCGATCTGGTGATCTTCAATCACACCCTCACGCCCAGTCAGGAACGTAACCTCGAACGTGTTTTCGAGTGTCGCGTGATCGACCGTACCGGCCTGATCCTCGATATTTTCGCCCAACGCGCCCGTACCCATGAAGGCAAGCTCCAGGTCGAACTGGCCCAGCTTGACCACATGAGCACCCGGCTGGTTCGCGGCTGGACTCACCTTGAGCGTCAAGGTGGCGGTATCGGCATGCGTGGGCCGGGTGAAACCCAGCTCGAAACCGACCGACGCTTGCTGCGGGTTCGCCTGCGCCAGATCAAGGGCCGCCTCGAAAAAGTACGCAGCCAGCGCGAGCAATCGCGACGTGGGCGTTCCCGTGCGGATATCCCTACCGTGTCCCTGGTGGGTTATACCAACGCAGGCAAGTCCACGCTGTTCAACAACGTGACCAAGTCCGACGTGTACGCGGCTGACCAACTGTTCGCCACCCTCGATCCGACCCTGCGCCGTCTGGACATTGGCGACCTGGGGCCGATTGTGCTGGCTGACACCGTGGGGTTCATTCGTCACTTGCCCCACAAGCTGGTCGAGGCATTTCGGTCTACGCTCGAAGAGTCGAGCAATTCCGATCTGCTGTTGCACGTGATCGATGCGGCCGAACCGGATCGCATGTTGCAGATTGAGCAGGTGATGGTGGTACTGGGCGAGATTGGTGCCCAGGACTTGCCGATCCTCGAGGTCTATAACAAACTCGATTTGCTTGAAGGCGTTGAGCCACAAATCCAGCGCGATGAGAACGGCAAGCCCCAGCGGGTCTGGCTGTCGGCGCGAGATGGCAGTGGTCTGGCGTTGCTCGAACAAGCCATTGCCGAATTGCTCGGCAGCGATTTGTTCGTCGGCACCTTGCGCTTGCCTCAGCGTTTTGCTCGACTGCGTGCACAGTTTTTCGAGCTGGGCGCGGTACAGAAAGAAGAACACGACGAAGAAGGTGTCAGCTTGCTGGCCGTTCGGTTGCCGCGCTCGGAGCTCAATCGGCTGGTCAGCCGTGAAGGCGTAGTACCGACAGAGTTCATCGAACAACACACTTTGCAATAA